One Gossypium hirsutum isolate 1008001.06 chromosome A11, Gossypium_hirsutum_v2.1, whole genome shotgun sequence genomic window carries:
- the LOC107904659 gene encoding transcription factor BEE 3 isoform X2, which translates to MADFTFLDIDPTMELLDQFPELKSLNYQSFSPFSTTDNNLFNNQAQNIPTINNRREEDNNLPDFTHNSVPSVSQPIFRPGNEFHEETHKRKELDFAWETSFWNSSSPHVYETEINIRNNPGRGNRAKNNGKEEDKPKEVVHVRARRGQATNSHCVAERNMGMAVMLDEIINYVQFLQNQIEFLSMKLTAASACYDFNSDSDDMETMQRQKG; encoded by the exons ATGGCTGATTTCACATTCTTGGATATTGATCCTACCATGGAATTACTTGACCAATTCCCTGAACTAAAATCCTTGAATTATCAAAGCTTTTCACCTTTCTCCACCACTGACAACAACCTGTTCAACAATCAAGCTCAAAATATCCCAACCATTAATAACCGGCGAGAAGAAGATAATAACTTACCAGATTTTACCCACAATTCAGTACCATCAGTTTCTCAGCCAATTTTCAGACCTGGAAATGAATTCCATGAAGAAACCCACAAGAGAAAAGAATTGGATTTCGCATGGGAAACTAGTTTCTGGAATTCATCGTCTCCCCATGTTTATGAAACTGAGATCAACATAAGAAAC AATCCAGGAAGAGGGAACAGAGCAAAAAACAATGGCAAGGAAGAAGATAAACCAAAAGAAGTGGTTCATGTTAGAGCTAGACGAGGTCAAGCTACTAATAGTCACTGTGTTGCAGAAAGG AATATGGGGATGGCAGTAATGTTAGACGAGATAATCAATTATGTCCAGTTCTTGCAGAACCAGATCGAG TTTCTTTCAATGAAATTGACGGCAGCAAGTGCATGCTATGACTTCAACTCAGATTCAGACGATATGGAAACCATGCAG AGGCAAAAAGGTTGA
- the LOC107904659 gene encoding transcription factor BEE 3 isoform X1, with protein MADFTFLDIDPTMELLDQFPELKSLNYQSFSPFSTTDNNLFNNQAQNIPTINNRREEDNNLPDFTHNSVPSVSQPIFRPGNEFHEETHKRKELDFAWETSFWNSSSPHVYETEINIRNNPGRGNRAKNNGKEEDKPKEVVHVRARRGQATNSHCVAERVRRGKINERLRSLQDIVPGCYRNMGMAVMLDEIINYVQFLQNQIEFLSMKLTAASACYDFNSDSDDMETMQRQKG; from the exons ATGGCTGATTTCACATTCTTGGATATTGATCCTACCATGGAATTACTTGACCAATTCCCTGAACTAAAATCCTTGAATTATCAAAGCTTTTCACCTTTCTCCACCACTGACAACAACCTGTTCAACAATCAAGCTCAAAATATCCCAACCATTAATAACCGGCGAGAAGAAGATAATAACTTACCAGATTTTACCCACAATTCAGTACCATCAGTTTCTCAGCCAATTTTCAGACCTGGAAATGAATTCCATGAAGAAACCCACAAGAGAAAAGAATTGGATTTCGCATGGGAAACTAGTTTCTGGAATTCATCGTCTCCCCATGTTTATGAAACTGAGATCAACATAAGAAAC AATCCAGGAAGAGGGAACAGAGCAAAAAACAATGGCAAGGAAGAAGATAAACCAAAAGAAGTGGTTCATGTTAGAGCTAGACGAGGTCAAGCTACTAATAGTCACTGTGTTGCAGAAAGG GTTAGAAGAGGGAAAATAAATGAGAGACTAAGAAGCTTGCAAGATATAGTCCCAGGGTGCTATAGg AATATGGGGATGGCAGTAATGTTAGACGAGATAATCAATTATGTCCAGTTCTTGCAGAACCAGATCGAG TTTCTTTCAATGAAATTGACGGCAGCAAGTGCATGCTATGACTTCAACTCAGATTCAGACGATATGGAAACCATGCAG AGGCAAAAAGGTTGA